One Rickettsia canadensis str. McKiel genomic window, AATCCTTAAAATCTGCCTTTAGTACATCATGCGATACCTTATCAGCGCGCTGTATTGATGTCGATCTACAGTAATATAAACTTTTTACGCCTTTTTTCCAGGCTTTAAAATGAATGTTATTTAAATATTTCTTACTAACGTTACCTGGTAAAAAGATATTTAATGATTGTGCTTGAGTAATATAAGGAGTACGATCGCTTGCCAGTTCAATTAACCAATTCTGATCAATTTCATAGGCAGTTTTGAAAACCTGCTTTTCTTCTGCAGATAAAAATGTTAAATGTTGCACCGATCCTTCATGTGTTGCAATCGAAGACCAAACTTGATCATTATTAAATCCTTTCTCTTCTAATAACTTTTCTAAATGTTTGTTACGTACGTTAAAAGATCCTGTTAAAGTTTTCTGTACAAAGCTATTAGCGGCAAACGGTTCTATTCCTGGTGAGGCATTACCTGCTATTACCGAAATTGAAGCGGTAGGTGCTATTGCAGTTTTATTGCTAAACCGCTCATTGCTTCCGGCATCTAGAGCGTCAGGACATGCTCCTTTTTCTTTACCGATTTCTATTGAGGCTTTATCGGCTTCAGCCGATATATATTCAAATATTTTTTTATTCCAAACTTTTGCCATAACCGATTCTATCGGTACTTTTTTCATTTGCAAAAATGAGTGGAATCCCATTACGCCAAGCCCAACGCTTCGCTCACGTAACGCCGAATATTTAGCTCTTGCCATGGTATCCGGTGCTTTATTAATAAAGTCTTCTAAAACGTTATCAAGGAACAACATAATAGAATGGATAAATGCTTTATCGTCTTTCCACTCTTCAAAATACTCCAAATTCAAAGAAGAAAGGCAGCAAACGGCAGTTCTTGAATTTCCTAAATGATCAATTCCTGTAGGCAATGTAATTTCGCTACAAAGATTGGACATTTTAACTTGAAGCCCTAGTTTTTTATGATGTTCAGGAATAGATTTATTAACGCTATCGATAAATAACAGATACGGCTCACCTGTTTCTATTCTAGTAGTTAATAATTTGATCCATAAGTCTCTTGCTCGGACTTTGTTTGTAACTTTTTTGGTAGCAGGACTAACAAGGTTAAAATCCGTATTGTTTTCAACGGCATTCATAAATTCATCGGTAATAGCTATACCGTGATGAATATTAAGAGATTTTCTATTTACATCCCCTCCTATTGGACGTCTTATATCGATAAACTCTTCAATTTCAGGGTGATTAATAGGTAAATATACAGCCGATGAACCTCGTCTAATAGAACCTTGTGAAATAGCAAGAGTCATAGAATCCATTACTTTAATAAATGGTATAATACCAGATGAATGACCTTTATTATGAATTTCTTCGTTAATAGATCGTACATTTCCCCAATAGCTACCAATCCCCCCTCCTCTTGAAGCTAGCCAAACATTTTCCGTCCATAAATTTACTATATCGTCTAAGCTATCGTTGGTCTCATTCAAGAAGCATGATATAGGTAATCCTCTATCAGTTCCGCCGTTACTTAAAATCGGTGTTGCCGGCATAAACCACATTTTACTCATATATTCATATAGCTTTTGAGCATGCTGTTTATTTTCTGCATAATAACTAGAAACTCTTGCAAATAAATCTTGAAAATCCTCACCTTTCATAAGATATCGATCTCGCAGAATAGCTTTACCAAAAGGAGTAAGTAAATTATTGTGGCTATTGTTTATATTTATTTGAAATTTGTTTTTTTTAAGCATATTCATTATAAGTACTAATGTGGGGTTATAGGCGTTATTTATAATGCTTATTTTAAAAAATGACACTATATTCAGTGTGTAGAAGCTTTACCTAAGTAGACACGAGAATAATAATTTATTCAATATAAATATTTATTTTTTTTTAGATTTTTGACTTGACAATAAAACATTGGCTTAACCTTCAAGAATTAAAATTTTAATCAAATAGCTTGAATAAATTGAATATCGGCAAATCTAGTTGAGTTAGACCAAGAAGATGCTTTAGTTATAATATCCCCTACTTTGCGCCAATTAGTCATTTTTGTTTACATCCTCATACGTCCAGTTTGTTTCTAAGCGTGTAAATTTATTTTGGTTTTTGTGGTATTGTTAATTTTAGAAAAATTTGCTTTCACAGCTTTGGTTTGAAATAAAAAACTATAACTATATATGCCGTTTTCAGTGAAATAATTGAATTCATCTACTCCAGCTAAATAATTAATATCATCATTTTGGCTAAGAGTTATAATATGCCACGCTCATAAGATAGTCGGAAATATAGCAGTTTTATTATATATTTATAGTGAAACTATAAATTCACTATTGCCTGCAATTTCATTGAAGTTATTCCCAAATTCTACCTCTAGAGATAATTGGGACAATGATTCTAATCTCTCATCCTCCCGTACGTTTTTTATGTACACTTGCGGTTTCGAAGGAGCAGTGTCTCTCCAAGAGATTCAGAAATGCTCCATCTGCAAAGCTTAGTGATATAATAAAATAATACCTAAAAACCAATATTATTTTATTTATAAGTAAAACATAATTTGATGTTACCTTGATATTGTTAT contains:
- a CDS encoding ribonucleoside-diphosphate reductase subunit alpha, translating into MNMLKKNKFQININNSHNNLLTPFGKAILRDRYLMKGEDFQDLFARVSSYYAENKQHAQKLYEYMSKMWFMPATPILSNGGTDRGLPISCFLNETNDSLDDIVNLWTENVWLASRGGGIGSYWGNVRSINEEIHNKGHSSGIIPFIKVMDSMTLAISQGSIRRGSSAVYLPINHPEIEEFIDIRRPIGGDVNRKSLNIHHGIAITDEFMNAVENNTDFNLVSPATKKVTNKVRARDLWIKLLTTRIETGEPYLLFIDSVNKSIPEHHKKLGLQVKMSNLCSEITLPTGIDHLGNSRTAVCCLSSLNLEYFEEWKDDKAFIHSIMLFLDNVLEDFINKAPDTMARAKYSALRERSVGLGVMGFHSFLQMKKVPIESVMAKVWNKKIFEYISAEADKASIEIGKEKGACPDALDAGSNERFSNKTAIAPTASISVIAGNASPGIEPFAANSFVQKTLTGSFNVRNKHLEKLLEEKGFNNDQVWSSIATHEGSVQHLTFLSAEEKQVFKTAYEIDQNWLIELASDRTPYITQAQSLNIFLPGNVSKKYLNNIHFKAWKKGVKSLYYCRSTSIQRADKVSHDVLKADFKDLEKQNNKIAEAGNYEECLACQ